One Salvelinus fontinalis isolate EN_2023a chromosome 11, ASM2944872v1, whole genome shotgun sequence DNA window includes the following coding sequences:
- the LOC129865362 gene encoding uncharacterized protein LOC129865362 yields the protein MSRGGRPLCGWALMWPLACALALAACSSVSPLLQETTSDPPISTETRTEVRTQPDHQTEAQTLAEFQTQPELRTEAQTVAQTPAELQTQPELQTESPTELESQAATSNHTGLLCVSVLPPRRGSFYVERGTGVSVGTVLAFWCREGYQLVGSDKISCSVRAGKPQWSNFLPVCEAIPRPEDRGLRVAVLASVVSGIVILAMSLSFIICCLQERTGKDRGSRRDGRSRRRDTRSSRRSECWLEREEGDWDTFPPPKIFHLSQRPDLRLAAESPVYLGGMAGFDNRGYQRSQESLLKAPLPGLFRAESQIIYPHVVLQRVPTPTAPTAPTAPVYLHNMPSNSASNSGCAPSQPHHMPPYPTPQYPIQNSTPQRVPWQTQHH from the exons atgtctagaggagggaggccCCTGTGTGGGTGGGCCCTGATGTGGCCCCTGGCGTGTGCACTGGCCCTGGCTGCATGCTCGTCAGTCAGCCCCCTCCTCCAAGAGACCACCTCTGATCCTCCCATTTCTACAGAGACACGGACTGAAGTACGGACACAGCCAGACCATCAGACAGAGGCACAGACACTTGCAGAGTTTCAGACCCAGCCAGAGCTACGGACAGAGGCACAGACTGTGGCACAGACACCGGCAGAGCTACAGACACAGCCTGAGCTACAGACGGAGTCCCCAACAGAGTTAGAGTCACAGGCAGCTACAAGCAACCACACAG GTCTGTTGTGTGTGTCCGTGCTTCCCCCGAGGCGGGGGTCGTTCTATGTAGAGCGTGGGACGGGGGTGTCGGTGGGTACAGTGCTGGCCTTCTGGTGCAGGGAGGGCTACCAGCTGGTGGGCAGTGATAAGATCTCCTGCAGCGTCCGGGCAGGCAAACCCCAGTGGAGCAACTTCCTGCCAGTCTGTGAGG CCATCCCGAGGCCAGAGGACCGGGGTCTGCGCGTGGCCGTGCTGGCTTCGGTGGTCAGTGGCATCGTCATCCTGGCAATGTCGCTCTCCTTCATCATCTGCTGCCTGCAGGAACGCACTGGGAAGGACAGGGGCTCCAGGAGGGACGGCAGGAGCag GCGTAGAGACACGCGGTCTTCTCGGCGTAGTGAGTGctggctggagagagaggagggggattgGGACACGTTCCCCCCTCCTAAGATCTTCCACCTGTCCCAGCGGCCGGACCTCCGGCTGGCTGCAGAGAGCCCGGTCTACCTGGGGGGCATGGCCGGCTTCGACAACCGCGGATACCAGAG gagtcAGGAGAGCCTACTGAAGGCCCCGCTTCCTGGTCTGTTCCGGGCAGAGAGTCAGATCATCTACCCCCACGTAGTGCTCCAGAGAGTCCCCACCCCCACCGCCCCGACTGCCCCTACAGCCCCTGTTTACCTCCACAACATGCCCTCCAACTCTGCCTCCAACTCTGGATGTGCTCCCTCACAGCCACACCACATGCCCCCATACCCTACCCCGCAGTATCCTATCCAAAACTCCACCCCCCAGCGAGTTCCATGGCAAACGCAGCACCATTGA